From Patescibacteria group bacterium, a single genomic window includes:
- a CDS encoding 50S ribosomal protein L25 yields MEKHKLESQKRKISGRKVKTLRQQGLLPANIFGKEIKSLAIQVPVKAFMQVYQKAGETGIIDLSVGDGEAHPVLVHNLQIHPVTSQPLHVDFHRVNLTEKVKAMVPVVTVGEAPAVEQKIGLLLTPVNEIEVEALPTDLLEKIEVDVTLLKEVEQEIKVKDLKVSDKVTLLAEPELVVVKVGSLVTEETKKMLEEEKAAAEAASAEAAAEKGEVPAGEASPAEATQAPAEEAKPEEAKKEEAK; encoded by the coding sequence ATGGAAAAACATAAATTAGAATCTCAAAAAAGAAAAATCAGCGGCCGCAAAGTTAAAACCCTGCGACAACAGGGACTTTTACCGGCTAATATTTTCGGCAAAGAAATTAAGTCTTTAGCCATTCAGGTTCCCGTTAAAGCTTTTATGCAGGTTTATCAAAAAGCCGGGGAAACGGGGATTATTGATTTGTCAGTAGGCGACGGAGAAGCGCATCCGGTTTTGGTCCACAACTTACAAATTCATCCGGTTACCAGCCAGCCGCTCCATGTGGATTTTCACCGCGTCAATTTAACCGAAAAAGTTAAAGCCATGGTGCCGGTTGTTACTGTCGGTGAAGCGCCGGCGGTTGAGCAAAAAATTGGTTTGCTTTTGACGCCGGTTAACGAAATTGAAGTCGAGGCCTTGCCTACGGATTTGCTGGAAAAAATCGAGGTTGACGTAACACTTTTAAAAGAAGTCGAACAGGAAATTAAAGTTAAAGACCTTAAAGTTTCTGATAAAGTGACTCTTTTGGCCGAACCAGAATTGGTGGTGGTTAAAGTCGGTTCGCTTGTTACCGAAGAAACGAAGAAAATGCTTGAAGAAGAGAAAGCCGCCGCCGAAGCCGCTTCAGCCGAAGCCGCCGCCGAAAAAGGCGAAGTTCCGGCCGGAGAAGCATCGCCAGCAGAAGCGACCCAGGCACCTGCGGAAGAAGCTAAACCAGAAGAGGCAAAAAAGGAAGAAGCCAAGTAA